A genome region from Candidatus Hydrogenedentota bacterium includes the following:
- a CDS encoding acyl-CoA-binding protein, which produces MAEDLSVRFREASEAVKNLSQAPDSETMLKLYALFKQSTVGDNTGKRPGMMDFVGKAKYDAWKELEGITPEEAMNRYIALVDSLVAADKK; this is translated from the coding sequence ATGGCAGAAGATCTGAGCGTCCGATTCCGCGAAGCTTCCGAGGCCGTAAAGAACCTGTCTCAGGCGCCCGACAGCGAAACCATGCTCAAACTCTATGCCCTCTTCAAGCAGAGCACCGTCGGCGACAACACCGGCAAACGTCCGGGGATGATGGACTTCGTCGGCAAGGCCAAATACGACGCGTGGAAGGAACTGGAAGGCATCACCCCCGAAGAAGCGATGAACCGCTACATCGCCCTCGTCGACAGCCTCGTCGCCGCCGACAAAAAGTAG